The DNA window CGCAGCAGATGCAGATGGACGGTTACAACCGCTGACCGGCCGCGCTATGCTGAACGGACGAACGGCCGGGTTTCCGGCCGTTCGTCTTTCTGCGCCTGCCCGGGAGTCCCGTATGAACAAGCCCTTTGCCGAATCCTGTGAACAGAACCGCGGCCCCATCCTCGAGGTGCTGGTCGCGCTCTTCGACCGGCCGGGGCGGGTGCTGGAGCTGGGGTCGGGGACCGGCCAGCACGCGGTGTATTTCCCGCTGCATCTGCCGCAGCTGGACTGGCAGCCGACGGACGTGGCCGGGGCCCTGCCGGGCATCCGGCTGTGGCTGGCCGAGGCCGGCCTGCCCAACGTGCGGGAGCCGCTGGCGCTGGACGTATGTGCGGACCCGTGGCCGGCCGGGCCCTACGACTACGTCTTCTCCGCCAATACCG is part of the Chromatiales bacterium genome and encodes:
- a CDS encoding DUF938 domain-containing protein, with the translated sequence MNKPFAESCEQNRGPILEVLVALFDRPGRVLELGSGTGQHAVYFPLHLPQLDWQPTDVAGALPGIRLWLAEAGLPNVREPLALDVCADPWPAGPYDYVFSANTAHIMHWAAVEAMFAGIGRVLGAGGRFALYGPFNREGRYTSESNARFDAWLKARDPGSGVRDLEALDALARAEGLVLAQDIAMPANNAILCWERPA